One genomic region from Actinocatenispora thailandica encodes:
- a CDS encoding class I SAM-dependent methyltransferase yields MTYLSRLGYLLGVEGVALLRGIRDGTGDRAFVEARLAEIRELLADPALRDADDLDAAPDGISTDEVYDGWAAHYDGPNSMIELEQPLVRDIVAGLPVGTALDAACGTGRHAGYLAGLGHRVIGVDANARMLAVAATKLPELDLRRGMLDALPLDAGSVDLVVCGLALCHVPDLGPVFAEFARVLRPGGHLVVSDLHQLLSYLRPTLPRAPGPDGRPTILVEYHRPLSAYLTVALAHGFQLRHCAEPHRADRPERPSPRPPMPTEVGWELLDQIPEAAALALDVPSIVLLHLQLPAD; encoded by the coding sequence GTGACCTATCTGAGTCGTCTGGGGTACCTGCTCGGAGTGGAAGGTGTCGCGCTGCTGCGCGGCATCCGGGACGGCACCGGCGACCGGGCGTTCGTCGAGGCCCGGCTGGCCGAGATCCGTGAGCTGCTCGCTGATCCGGCGCTGCGGGACGCCGACGACCTGGACGCGGCCCCTGACGGGATCAGCACCGACGAGGTCTACGACGGGTGGGCGGCACACTACGACGGCCCGAACTCGATGATCGAACTCGAACAGCCGCTGGTCCGCGACATCGTCGCGGGGCTGCCCGTCGGTACCGCCCTCGACGCGGCCTGCGGCACCGGCCGGCACGCCGGGTACCTCGCCGGGCTCGGCCACCGTGTCATCGGGGTGGACGCGAACGCCCGGATGCTCGCGGTTGCCGCGACGAAGCTGCCCGAGCTGGACCTGCGCCGCGGCATGCTCGACGCACTGCCACTGGACGCCGGCTCGGTGGACCTGGTGGTGTGCGGGCTGGCGCTGTGCCACGTCCCGGACCTCGGCCCGGTCTTCGCCGAGTTCGCGCGGGTACTGCGACCCGGCGGGCACCTGGTCGTCTCGGACCTGCACCAACTGCTGTCGTACCTGCGTCCCACCCTGCCACGCGCCCCGGGACCGGACGGCCGGCCCACGATCCTCGTCGAGTACCACCGGCCGCTGAGTGCCTATCTCACCGTGGCGCTCGCGCACGGCTTCCAGCTCCGGCACTGCGCCGAGCCGCACCGCGCCGACCGGCCCGAGCGGCCCTCACCTCGGCCGCCGATGCCGACCGAAGTCGGCTGGGAGCTGCTCGACCAGATCCCGGAGGCCGCGGCGCTGGCCCTGGACGTGCCGTCGATCGTGCTCCTGCACCTGCAGCTACCCGCCGACTGA
- a CDS encoding Smr/MutS family protein, whose protein sequence is MKLKLDLHDIYNRGHDIDRALNDIIQEALAKKATLVEIIPGKGSGQLKKRVLRFLDRRDIKQLYHRVEKDSRNFGRLFVHFRHK, encoded by the coding sequence ATGAAGCTGAAGCTCGACCTGCACGACATCTACAACCGCGGTCACGACATCGATCGCGCCCTCAACGACATCATCCAGGAAGCGCTGGCGAAGAAAGCCACCCTGGTGGAGATCATCCCCGGCAAGGGTTCCGGCCAGCTCAAGAAGCGGGTGCTGCGGTTCCTCGACCGCCGCGACATCAAGCAGCTCTACCACCGGGTCGAAAAGGACTCCCGCAACTTCGGCCGCCTCTTCGTCCACTTCCGGCACAAGTAG